A genomic segment from Herpetosiphonaceae bacterium encodes:
- a CDS encoding VanZ family protein produces MSAQAHEPAPRRVAHRAARRSLVAAVLLLLYLLVLLGLTMAPHPREPAQLVNLIPFKSILAGIRRGGWLLNVNVLGNIAAFAPLGLLVPAVSRRASASGIVLCGLLTSTSIEVAQWFLARRVADVDDIILNVVGALLGYGWYVLLVRSVPHPDHKHES; encoded by the coding sequence TTGTCGGCGCAGGCTCACGAGCCAGCACCACGGCGCGTTGCTCATCGGGCGGCGCGCCGTTCGCTCGTCGCGGCGGTGCTCTTGCTGCTCTACCTGCTCGTGCTCCTCGGCCTGACAATGGCCCCGCACCCGCGCGAGCCCGCCCAGCTCGTCAATCTGATCCCATTCAAAAGTATCCTGGCTGGCATCCGGCGCGGCGGCTGGCTGCTCAACGTCAACGTGCTTGGCAACATCGCCGCGTTCGCGCCGCTCGGCTTGCTCGTGCCAGCCGTCAGCAGACGCGCCAGCGCGAGCGGGATCGTCTTGTGCGGCCTGCTCACCAGTACGTCGATCGAGGTAGCGCAGTGGTTTCTCGCCCGCCGCGTCGCCGATGTGGACGATATTATCCTGAACGTCGTCGGCGCGCTGCTCGGCTACGGCTGGTATGTGCTGCTAGTCCGGTCTGTTCCCCACCCAGACCACAAACACGAGTCATAG